CCTCAAGCTTCCCAAGGTCAACGGCCTCGAAGTGCTTCGGCAGATTCGGAGCCATGAGAAGCTCGGGTTCATGCCGGTGGTGATCCTCACCTCATCGCGCGAAGAACAGGATATCGTTGAGGGATATAGCCTCGGCACAAACGGATACGTCGTGAAGCCCGTCGGTTTCCACGATTTCGTCGATGCGATTAGACAGACAGGGGCGTTCTGGGCTGTTGTGAACGAGCCGCCGCCTCTAGGCATGTGCTGATCGGTAACGGTAATCACAGATAGGATATGTCTGCATGACGGCACCTTTGAGGATACTGCACCTGGAGGATGATCCCTTCGACGCCGAACTCGTCAAATCGACGCTTGAGGGTGATGGCATCTCCTGCGAGACGGTCCGTGTCGAGACGCGTGATGATTTTGTCGCTGCCGTCTGTCGGGACCGGTTTGATATCATCTTCGCCGACTATTCTCTGCCTGGATTTGACGGCCTTTCCGCGCTCGAGATCGTCGGAAAGGAATGCCCCGAGGTCCCGTTTATCTTCGTCTCGGGGAAGATGGGGGAGGAACTCGCCATCGAGACCCTCAAACGCGGTGCGACGGACTACGTGCTCAAGAACAGGATTTCGCGGCTCGCGCCTTCGCTGCGCCGTGCGTTGCGGGAGGCTGAAGGACGCAAGGAGCGCAGAAAGACCGCTGAAGAACTCGAGGGGTCGCGTGAACAGTTGCGGAATCTGGCGGCGCACCTCCAATCGGTGAGGGAAGAAGAACGAAGAAACGTCGCTCGCGATATCCATGATGAGTTCGGTCAGATCCTCGCCGCCTTGAAGATGAACCTCGCGTGGATTTCTGACAAATATGGCGACCACGGAGGACTCCGCGGGAAATTAAAGCCGGCGATAGATCTTGTCGATAGAACGATACTGTCGGTAAGAAGGATCTGCACGGACTTGAGACCGGAAATCCTGGATCACTTCGGGCTTGGGGCGGCGATAGAGTGGCAGGCAAGGGAATTTCAGAAGGAGGTCGGCATCGAATGCCAGGTGACAGTCTCGCCCGAAGACCTTGTTTTGGAGAAAGATCTCTCGACGGCGCTATTCAGAGTCTTCCAGGAGGCGCTCACCAATGTCATCAGGCACTCTCAGGCTACGAAGGTGGCGGTGATGCTCACCGATGGAGACGGCTCCGTTACGCTCGGGATCACCGATAACGGAATCGGAATTACGGAGGAACAGGTTTTGAAAAAGGATTCCTTCGGTCTGCTGGGCATTCGCGAGCGCATACAGGGCTTGAACGGCGAGGTGCGGATAACCGGGTCTCGCGAGAGCGGCACTACGATAGGGATCGTGATTCCGAAAAGATAACGCAGATCCTGCCTGTTGTTGCCATTTCGGAAGGAGTTTGCTTTTCATGTCCATCCGGCGTTGCGCTCCGTCCGCTACGAAGAACTCCCGGGCGGCGCATCGCTATCAGGCTTGTCCTTCCCGATCATTTCGAATGCACGGGGGTCGATCTTCTGCAGGCAATCGGGACAGATGCCATGGGTAACCGCGGCGTCGGTCTGTTCCTGGATATAGGTTTCTACTTTTTTCCAGTAGCCCCTGTCGTCACGGATCTTTCTGCACCATGCGCACATCGGGATGAGCCCCTTCAGTGTCTTTATTTCCTTCAGACTTTTTTCAAGCTCCGTAACCAGTCTCTGCCGCTCGATGGCGTACCGGATCGAACGGGCGAGCATACTGCCCGCGACGCGTCCCTTGACGAGATAGTCCTGTGCGCCCATCTGAACAGCCTTAAGCGCGAGTTCTTCATCGTCCAGTCCGGTCAACACGATGACCGGGATCTGGGGATGGAGCGTATGGAGTCTCGAGAACGCCTCGATGCCGTTGCTGTCGGGCAGCCCCAGGTCGGCCACGATGATATCAAAGATTTCTGCCGAGAGAAGGGCAAGTGCCGACGATAATTCCCTGGATTGCCGGAGGTCTATCGAGATCCTCTCGGCTTGAAGCAGCTCGCGGAAAAGCTCGGCATCGTTGGAGTCGTCCTCAATGAGCAGAACCCTAATCATTCCCCTGTCC
This sequence is a window from Thermodesulfovibrionales bacterium. Protein-coding genes within it:
- a CDS encoding response regulator produces the protein MTAPLRILHLEDDPFDAELVKSTLEGDGISCETVRVETRDDFVAAVCRDRFDIIFADYSLPGFDGLSALEIVGKECPEVPFIFVSGKMGEELAIETLKRGATDYVLKNRISRLAPSLRRALREAEGRKERRKTAEELEGSREQLRNLAAHLQSVREEERRNVARDIHDEFGQILAALKMNLAWISDKYGDHGGLRGKLKPAIDLVDRTILSVRRICTDLRPEILDHFGLGAAIEWQAREFQKEVGIECQVTVSPEDLVLEKDLSTALFRVFQEALTNVIRHSQATKVAVMLTDGDGSVTLGITDNGIGITEEQVLKKDSFGLLGIRERIQGLNGEVRITGSRESGTTIGIVIPKR
- a CDS encoding response regulator, with the protein product MIRVLLIEDDSNDAELFRELLQAERISIDLRQSRELSSALALLSAEIFDIIVADLGLPDSNGIEAFSRLHTLHPQIPVIVLTGLDDEELALKAVQMGAQDYLVKGRVAGSMLARSIRYAIERQRLVTELEKSLKEIKTLKGLIPMCAWCRKIRDDRGYWKKVETYIQEQTDAAVTHGICPDCLQKIDPRAFEMIGKDKPDSDAPPGSSS
- a CDS encoding response regulator; translated protein: LKLPKVNGLEVLRQIRSHEKLGFMPVVILTSSREEQDIVEGYSLGTNGYVVKPVGFHDFVDAIRQTGAFWAVVNEPPPLGMC